A part of Ziziphus jujuba cultivar Dongzao chromosome 8, ASM3175591v1 genomic DNA contains:
- the LOC107413459 gene encoding triosephosphate isomerase, cytosolic — translation MGRKFFVGGNWKCNGTTEEVKKIVSTLNDGQVPSQDVVEVVISPPFVFLPLVKSILRPDFHVAAQNCWVKKGGAFTGEVSAEMLVNLDIPWVILGHSERRLILGESNEFVADKVAYALSQGLKVIACVGETLEQRESGSTVDVVAAQTKAIAEKVSNWANVVLAYEPVWAIGTGKVATPAQAQEVHFELRKWLQANVSPDVAATTRIIYGGSVNAANSKELAAKPDVDGFLVGGASLKPEFIDIIKSAEVKNA, via the exons ATGGGTAGGAAGTTCTTCGTTGGCGGTAACTGGAAATGC aatgGAACTACTGAGGAGGTGAAGAAGATTGTCTCCACACTTAACGATGGTCAAGTGCCTTCCCAAGATGTTGTGG AGGTCGTGATCAGCCCTCCATTTGTGTTTCTTCCACTGGTAAAGAGTATATTGAGGCCTGATTTTCATGTTGCGGCACAAAATTGCTGGGTCAAGAAAGGGGGTGCTTTCACTGGTGAGGTTAG TGCTGAGATGCTTGTGAATTTGGATATTCCCTGGGTCATTCTTGGTCATTCTGAAAGAAGACTTATCCTAGGTGAATCCAATGAG TTTGTTGCAGACAAGGTTGCATATGCACTTTCTCAAGGTTTGAAGGTAATTGCCTGTGTTGGTGAGACTCTTGAGCAGCGAGAATCAGGATCAACCGTGGATGTGGTTGCTGCACAAACCAAGGCAATTGCAG AAAAAGTGTCAAATTGGGCCAATGTTGTTTTGGCTTATGAACCTGTGTGGGCTATTGGAACTGGGAAGGTCGCTACTCCGGCTCAGGCTCAGGAA GTACACTTCGAATTAAGGAAGTGGCTTCAAGCAAACGTCAGTCCCGATGTTGCTGCAACAACTCGTATTATCTATGGAG gATCTGTTAACGCTGCCAACAGCAAGGAGCTTGCAGCTAAGCCTGATGTTGACGGGTTTTTGGTTGGTGGAGCTTCTTTGAAG CCTGAGTTCATCGACATAATCAAGTCCGCTGAGGTGAAGAATGCTTGA